A genomic region of Nerophis lumbriciformis linkage group LG28, RoL_Nlum_v2.1, whole genome shotgun sequence contains the following coding sequences:
- the LOC140680188 gene encoding uncharacterized protein: MSTLHMLRALVDQRLTAAVEEIFVVLERTIAEYEAELSRTKEENNRLLDAVFKKHQVVLHRTDVQQPPHMKEEDEDPHRKEEEEDDVSKFPLTVVSVKTEEHEDKAPESSQLHHSPNVQRVSAESQEEIPSKQQEWSSSVGQKELEPPHIKEEEEELWEQLQRLVEANDEDEAQSSQLHHSQSEENRGAELVSQHITEADGEHCEDIKSEPDSIFAPLSDMDHMMSHSSDHSDHIQKPLESKNDSNGDTRHHTNNKHFDCSECGKSFRRKSHFTRHMRIHTGEKPFTCSVCKKSFSTKHYVTTHMRIHTGEKPFTCSVCKKSFSRKKYMITHMRTHTGENPFACSASNHSDHIQKSLESKNDSKGDTRYHTNNKHFDCSVCGKSFRQKSHCIRHMRMHTGEKPFTCSVAAQIQDGHVNNV; the protein is encoded by the exons atgtctacattacacatgttgagagcgttggtggatcagcgactaactgctgctgttgaagaaatatttgtagtgttagaaagaacgatagcagaatacgaggcggaactttctagaacaaaggaGGAGAACAATCGACTACTGgatgctgttttcaagaaacatcaagttgtgttacacagaacag acgtccagcagccccctcacatgaaagaggaagatgaGGATCCACAcaggaaagaggaagaggaggatgatgtcagcaagtttccactgactgttgtctctgtgaagactgaagagcatgaagacaaagcacctgagtcctcacagcttcatcacagtccaa acgtccagcgggtgtcagcagaGAGTCAAGAAGAGATTCCCTCCAAGCAGCAGGAGTGGAgctccagtgtgggacagaaggagctggaGCCCccacacattaaagaggaagaggaggaactgtgGGAGCAGCTTCAAAGGTTGGTGGAGGCTaacgatgaagatgaagctcagtcctcacagcttcatcacagtcaaagtgaggagaacagaggggcggagcttgtaagtcaacacatcacagaagctgatggagagcattgtgaagatatcaagtcagaaccagacagcatctttgctccactgtcagacatggaccacatgatgtcacactcttctgatcacagtgaccacatccaaaaacctttggagagtaaaaatgactctaatggtgatacgagacatcacactaacaacaaacactttgactgctctgaatgtgggaaatcatttagacggaagagtcattttacaagacacatgagaatacatactggagagaaaccttttacttgctctgtttgtaagaagagtttctccacaaaacattacgtgaccacacacatgagaatccatactggagagaaaccttttacttgctctgtttgtaagaagagtttctccagaaagaaaTACATgatcacacacatgagaacacacactggagagaacccttttgcttgctcagcttctaatcacagtgaccacatccaaaaatctttggagagtaaaaatgactctaaaggtgatacgagatatcacactaacaacaaacactttgactgctctgtatgtgggaaatcatttaggcAGAAGAGTCATTGTATAAGGCACATGAGAatgcatactggagagaaaccttttacttgctct